The Cucumis melo cultivar AY chromosome 5, USDA_Cmelo_AY_1.0, whole genome shotgun sequence genome has a segment encoding these proteins:
- the LOC103496963 gene encoding purple acid phosphatase 15 isoform X2: MGLFPFAVLLLSSFFLLRLCSVYGRIPTTVEGPFKPVTIPLDKSFRGVAEDLPETDPRVQKNGGQFQPEQISVSLSVDYDSVWISWITGDFQIGDDIQPLDPEGVASIVMYGKFRMAMDNRAEGYSLIYNQLYPFEGLRNYTSGIIHHVRLTGLEPDTLYQYQCGDPSVAEEMSDVYFFRTMPVSGPKSYPNRIAVVGDLGLTYNTTSTVNHILSNHPDLVLLIGDVSYANLYLTNGTGSDCYSCSFPETPIHETYQPRWDYWGRYMQPLVSEVPLMVVEGNHEIEPQAENQTFAAYSSRFSFPSVESNSNSTFYYSFNAGGIHFIMLGAYIFYDKSSDQYKWLEQDLAKVDRKVTPWLIATWHPPWYSTYTAHYREAECMKMAMEDLLYKYKVDIVFNGHVHAYERSNRVYDYTLDRCGPVYITVGDGGNREKMAIEHADEPGNCPDPSSTPDEYMGGFCAFNFTSGPAEGKFCWNQQPDYSAYRESSFGHGILEVKNETHALWTWHRNQDSYKSVGDIIYIVRQPEVCLIEQKHTQTQRMEKR; the protein is encoded by the exons ATGGGTCTCTTCCCATTTGCTGTTCTTTTGctctcttccttttttcttttgaggCTTTGTTCGGTTTATGGTAGAATTCCTACCACCGTTGAAGGGCCGTTTAAGCCTGTGACTATCCCACTTGATAAGAGCTTCCGGGGTGTGGCCGAGGACTTGCCGGAAACTGATCCGAGAGTTCAGAAAAATGGGGGTCAGTTTCAGCCGGAGCAGATTTCTGTTTCACTCTCTGTAGATTATGACTCCGTTTGGATTTCTTGGATTACAG GAGACTTTCAAATTGGAGACGACATTCAACCACTAGATCCTGAAGGAGTTGCGAGTATTGTCATGTATGGAAAGTTTAGAATGGCAATGGATAACCGAGCAGAGGGTTATTCTCTTATCTACAATCAACTTTATCCCTTTGAAGGCCTCAGGAACTATACTTCTGGAATTATACACCATGTTCGTCTGACGG GATTGGAGCCTGATACTTTGTATCAATATCAGTGTGGAGACCCTTCAGTTGCAGAAGAAATGAGTGATGTATATTTTTTCAGAACCATGCCTGTTTCTGGGCCTAAGAGTTACCCTAATAGAATAGCAGTGGTTGGTGATTTGGGTCTTACATACAACACTACATCAACAGTTAATCATATTTTGAGTAATCATCCCGACCTTGTTCTATTGATTGGGGATGTGAGTTATGCCAACTTGTATCTTACAAATGGCACTGGCTCTGATTGTTACTCTTGTTCTTTTCCCGAAACTCCTATTCACGAAACTTATCAGCCTCGTTGGGACTATTGGGGAAG GTATATGCAGCCTCTAGTATCTGAAGTTCCGTTGATGGTGGTGGAAGGGAACCATGAAATAGAACCGCAAgctgaaaatcaaacatttgcAGCTTATAGTTCCCGATTTTCATTCCCATCCGTAGAGAGTAACTCTAATTCGACATTTTACTACTCTTTCAATGCTGGTGGCATTCATTTTATAATGCTTGGTGCCTACATTTTTTATGACAAATCAA GTGATCAATACAAATGGCTAGAGCAAGACCTGGCTAAAGTTGACAGGAAAGTCACTCCATGGTTGATAGCTACATGGCATCCACCCTGGTACAGCACCTACACTGCTCATTATAGAGAAGCAGAGTGTATGAAAATGGCAATGGAAGACTTGCTCTACAAGTATAAAGTTGACATAGTTTTCAACGGTCAC GTTCATGCCTATGAGAGGTCAAATAGAGTATATGACTACACTTTGGATCGATGTGGTCCTGTCTACATAACAGTAGGCGATGGAGGTAACCGAGAGAAAATGGCAATTGAACATGCTGATGAACCTGGAAACTGTCCAGACCCGTCCTCGACACCGGATGAATACATGGGTGGCTTCTGTGCATTCAATTTCACATCAGGCCCAGCTGAAGGAAAATTCTGCTGGAATCAGCAACCTGATTATAGCGCATATCGTGAAAGTAGTTTCGGCCATGGCATTTTGGAG GTGAAAAATGAAACACATGCGTTGTGGACTTGGCATCGAAACCAGGACTCATATAAATCAGTCGGGGATATAATATACATTGTACGACAACCAGAAGTTTGTCTAATTGAGCAGAAG CACACACAAACACAGAGAATGGAGAAAAGGTAA
- the LOC103496963 gene encoding purple acid phosphatase 15 isoform X3: MGLFPFAVLLLSSFFLLRLCSVYGRIPTTVEGPFKPVTIPLDKSFRGVAEDLPETDPRVQKNGGQFQPEQISVSLSVDYDSVWISWITGDFQIGDDIQPLDPEGVASIVMYGKFRMAMDNRAEGYSLIYNQLYPFEGLRNYTSGIIHHVRLTGLEPDTLYQYQCGDPSVAEEMSDVYFFRTMPVSGPKSYPNRIAVVGDLGLTYNTTSTVNHILSNHPDLVLLIGDVSYANLYLTNGTGSDCYSCSFPETPIHETYQPRWDYWGRYMQPLVSEVPLMVVEGNHEIEPQAENQTFAAYSSRFSFPSVESNSNSTFYYSFNAGGIHFIMLGAYIFYDKSSDQYKWLEQDLAKVDRKVTPWLIATWHPPWYSTYTAHYREAECMKMAMEDLLYKYKVDIVFNGHVHAYERSNRVYDYTLDRCGPVYITVGDGGNREKMAIEHADEPGNCPDPSSTPDEYMGGFCAFNFTSGPAEGKFCWNQQPDYSAYRESSFGHGILEVKNETHALWTWHRNQDSYKSVGDIIYIVRQPEVCLIEQKVPI, translated from the exons ATGGGTCTCTTCCCATTTGCTGTTCTTTTGctctcttccttttttcttttgaggCTTTGTTCGGTTTATGGTAGAATTCCTACCACCGTTGAAGGGCCGTTTAAGCCTGTGACTATCCCACTTGATAAGAGCTTCCGGGGTGTGGCCGAGGACTTGCCGGAAACTGATCCGAGAGTTCAGAAAAATGGGGGTCAGTTTCAGCCGGAGCAGATTTCTGTTTCACTCTCTGTAGATTATGACTCCGTTTGGATTTCTTGGATTACAG GAGACTTTCAAATTGGAGACGACATTCAACCACTAGATCCTGAAGGAGTTGCGAGTATTGTCATGTATGGAAAGTTTAGAATGGCAATGGATAACCGAGCAGAGGGTTATTCTCTTATCTACAATCAACTTTATCCCTTTGAAGGCCTCAGGAACTATACTTCTGGAATTATACACCATGTTCGTCTGACGG GATTGGAGCCTGATACTTTGTATCAATATCAGTGTGGAGACCCTTCAGTTGCAGAAGAAATGAGTGATGTATATTTTTTCAGAACCATGCCTGTTTCTGGGCCTAAGAGTTACCCTAATAGAATAGCAGTGGTTGGTGATTTGGGTCTTACATACAACACTACATCAACAGTTAATCATATTTTGAGTAATCATCCCGACCTTGTTCTATTGATTGGGGATGTGAGTTATGCCAACTTGTATCTTACAAATGGCACTGGCTCTGATTGTTACTCTTGTTCTTTTCCCGAAACTCCTATTCACGAAACTTATCAGCCTCGTTGGGACTATTGGGGAAG GTATATGCAGCCTCTAGTATCTGAAGTTCCGTTGATGGTGGTGGAAGGGAACCATGAAATAGAACCGCAAgctgaaaatcaaacatttgcAGCTTATAGTTCCCGATTTTCATTCCCATCCGTAGAGAGTAACTCTAATTCGACATTTTACTACTCTTTCAATGCTGGTGGCATTCATTTTATAATGCTTGGTGCCTACATTTTTTATGACAAATCAA GTGATCAATACAAATGGCTAGAGCAAGACCTGGCTAAAGTTGACAGGAAAGTCACTCCATGGTTGATAGCTACATGGCATCCACCCTGGTACAGCACCTACACTGCTCATTATAGAGAAGCAGAGTGTATGAAAATGGCAATGGAAGACTTGCTCTACAAGTATAAAGTTGACATAGTTTTCAACGGTCAC GTTCATGCCTATGAGAGGTCAAATAGAGTATATGACTACACTTTGGATCGATGTGGTCCTGTCTACATAACAGTAGGCGATGGAGGTAACCGAGAGAAAATGGCAATTGAACATGCTGATGAACCTGGAAACTGTCCAGACCCGTCCTCGACACCGGATGAATACATGGGTGGCTTCTGTGCATTCAATTTCACATCAGGCCCAGCTGAAGGAAAATTCTGCTGGAATCAGCAACCTGATTATAGCGCATATCGTGAAAGTAGTTTCGGCCATGGCATTTTGGAG GTGAAAAATGAAACACATGCGTTGTGGACTTGGCATCGAAACCAGGACTCATATAAATCAGTCGGGGATATAATATACATTGTACGACAACCAGAAGTTTGTCTAATTGAGCAGAAG GTTCCTATTTGA
- the LOC103496963 gene encoding purple acid phosphatase 15 isoform X1 yields the protein MGLFPFAVLLLSSFFLLRLCSVYGRIPTTVEGPFKPVTIPLDKSFRGVAEDLPETDPRVQKNGGQFQPEQISVSLSVDYDSVWISWITGDFQIGDDIQPLDPEGVASIVMYGKFRMAMDNRAEGYSLIYNQLYPFEGLRNYTSGIIHHVRLTGLEPDTLYQYQCGDPSVAEEMSDVYFFRTMPVSGPKSYPNRIAVVGDLGLTYNTTSTVNHILSNHPDLVLLIGDVSYANLYLTNGTGSDCYSCSFPETPIHETYQPRWDYWGRYMQPLVSEVPLMVVEGNHEIEPQAENQTFAAYSSRFSFPSVESNSNSTFYYSFNAGGIHFIMLGAYIFYDKSSDQYKWLEQDLAKVDRKVTPWLIATWHPPWYSTYTAHYREAECMKMAMEDLLYKYKVDIVFNGHVHAYERSNRVYDYTLDRCGPVYITVGDGGNREKMAIEHADEPGNCPDPSSTPDEYMGGFCAFNFTSGPAEGKFCWNQQPDYSAYRESSFGHGILEVKNETHALWTWHRNQDSYKSVGDIIYIVRQPEVCLIEQKVHTYRHGKQEDM from the exons ATGGGTCTCTTCCCATTTGCTGTTCTTTTGctctcttccttttttcttttgaggCTTTGTTCGGTTTATGGTAGAATTCCTACCACCGTTGAAGGGCCGTTTAAGCCTGTGACTATCCCACTTGATAAGAGCTTCCGGGGTGTGGCCGAGGACTTGCCGGAAACTGATCCGAGAGTTCAGAAAAATGGGGGTCAGTTTCAGCCGGAGCAGATTTCTGTTTCACTCTCTGTAGATTATGACTCCGTTTGGATTTCTTGGATTACAG GAGACTTTCAAATTGGAGACGACATTCAACCACTAGATCCTGAAGGAGTTGCGAGTATTGTCATGTATGGAAAGTTTAGAATGGCAATGGATAACCGAGCAGAGGGTTATTCTCTTATCTACAATCAACTTTATCCCTTTGAAGGCCTCAGGAACTATACTTCTGGAATTATACACCATGTTCGTCTGACGG GATTGGAGCCTGATACTTTGTATCAATATCAGTGTGGAGACCCTTCAGTTGCAGAAGAAATGAGTGATGTATATTTTTTCAGAACCATGCCTGTTTCTGGGCCTAAGAGTTACCCTAATAGAATAGCAGTGGTTGGTGATTTGGGTCTTACATACAACACTACATCAACAGTTAATCATATTTTGAGTAATCATCCCGACCTTGTTCTATTGATTGGGGATGTGAGTTATGCCAACTTGTATCTTACAAATGGCACTGGCTCTGATTGTTACTCTTGTTCTTTTCCCGAAACTCCTATTCACGAAACTTATCAGCCTCGTTGGGACTATTGGGGAAG GTATATGCAGCCTCTAGTATCTGAAGTTCCGTTGATGGTGGTGGAAGGGAACCATGAAATAGAACCGCAAgctgaaaatcaaacatttgcAGCTTATAGTTCCCGATTTTCATTCCCATCCGTAGAGAGTAACTCTAATTCGACATTTTACTACTCTTTCAATGCTGGTGGCATTCATTTTATAATGCTTGGTGCCTACATTTTTTATGACAAATCAA GTGATCAATACAAATGGCTAGAGCAAGACCTGGCTAAAGTTGACAGGAAAGTCACTCCATGGTTGATAGCTACATGGCATCCACCCTGGTACAGCACCTACACTGCTCATTATAGAGAAGCAGAGTGTATGAAAATGGCAATGGAAGACTTGCTCTACAAGTATAAAGTTGACATAGTTTTCAACGGTCAC GTTCATGCCTATGAGAGGTCAAATAGAGTATATGACTACACTTTGGATCGATGTGGTCCTGTCTACATAACAGTAGGCGATGGAGGTAACCGAGAGAAAATGGCAATTGAACATGCTGATGAACCTGGAAACTGTCCAGACCCGTCCTCGACACCGGATGAATACATGGGTGGCTTCTGTGCATTCAATTTCACATCAGGCCCAGCTGAAGGAAAATTCTGCTGGAATCAGCAACCTGATTATAGCGCATATCGTGAAAGTAGTTTCGGCCATGGCATTTTGGAG GTGAAAAATGAAACACATGCGTTGTGGACTTGGCATCGAAACCAGGACTCATATAAATCAGTCGGGGATATAATATACATTGTACGACAACCAGAAGTTTGTCTAATTGAGCAGAAGGTACATACATACAGACATGGAAAACAAGAAGATATGTGA
- the LOC103496963 gene encoding purple acid phosphatase 15 isoform X4, whose amino-acid sequence MYGKFRMAMDNRAEGYSLIYNQLYPFEGLRNYTSGIIHHVRLTGLEPDTLYQYQCGDPSVAEEMSDVYFFRTMPVSGPKSYPNRIAVVGDLGLTYNTTSTVNHILSNHPDLVLLIGDVSYANLYLTNGTGSDCYSCSFPETPIHETYQPRWDYWGRYMQPLVSEVPLMVVEGNHEIEPQAENQTFAAYSSRFSFPSVESNSNSTFYYSFNAGGIHFIMLGAYIFYDKSSDQYKWLEQDLAKVDRKVTPWLIATWHPPWYSTYTAHYREAECMKMAMEDLLYKYKVDIVFNGHVHAYERSNRVYDYTLDRCGPVYITVGDGGNREKMAIEHADEPGNCPDPSSTPDEYMGGFCAFNFTSGPAEGKFCWNQQPDYSAYRESSFGHGILEVKNETHALWTWHRNQDSYKSVGDIIYIVRQPEVCLIEQKVHTYRHGKQEDM is encoded by the exons ATGTATGGAAAGTTTAGAATGGCAATGGATAACCGAGCAGAGGGTTATTCTCTTATCTACAATCAACTTTATCCCTTTGAAGGCCTCAGGAACTATACTTCTGGAATTATACACCATGTTCGTCTGACGG GATTGGAGCCTGATACTTTGTATCAATATCAGTGTGGAGACCCTTCAGTTGCAGAAGAAATGAGTGATGTATATTTTTTCAGAACCATGCCTGTTTCTGGGCCTAAGAGTTACCCTAATAGAATAGCAGTGGTTGGTGATTTGGGTCTTACATACAACACTACATCAACAGTTAATCATATTTTGAGTAATCATCCCGACCTTGTTCTATTGATTGGGGATGTGAGTTATGCCAACTTGTATCTTACAAATGGCACTGGCTCTGATTGTTACTCTTGTTCTTTTCCCGAAACTCCTATTCACGAAACTTATCAGCCTCGTTGGGACTATTGGGGAAG GTATATGCAGCCTCTAGTATCTGAAGTTCCGTTGATGGTGGTGGAAGGGAACCATGAAATAGAACCGCAAgctgaaaatcaaacatttgcAGCTTATAGTTCCCGATTTTCATTCCCATCCGTAGAGAGTAACTCTAATTCGACATTTTACTACTCTTTCAATGCTGGTGGCATTCATTTTATAATGCTTGGTGCCTACATTTTTTATGACAAATCAA GTGATCAATACAAATGGCTAGAGCAAGACCTGGCTAAAGTTGACAGGAAAGTCACTCCATGGTTGATAGCTACATGGCATCCACCCTGGTACAGCACCTACACTGCTCATTATAGAGAAGCAGAGTGTATGAAAATGGCAATGGAAGACTTGCTCTACAAGTATAAAGTTGACATAGTTTTCAACGGTCAC GTTCATGCCTATGAGAGGTCAAATAGAGTATATGACTACACTTTGGATCGATGTGGTCCTGTCTACATAACAGTAGGCGATGGAGGTAACCGAGAGAAAATGGCAATTGAACATGCTGATGAACCTGGAAACTGTCCAGACCCGTCCTCGACACCGGATGAATACATGGGTGGCTTCTGTGCATTCAATTTCACATCAGGCCCAGCTGAAGGAAAATTCTGCTGGAATCAGCAACCTGATTATAGCGCATATCGTGAAAGTAGTTTCGGCCATGGCATTTTGGAG GTGAAAAATGAAACACATGCGTTGTGGACTTGGCATCGAAACCAGGACTCATATAAATCAGTCGGGGATATAATATACATTGTACGACAACCAGAAGTTTGTCTAATTGAGCAGAAGGTACATACATACAGACATGGAAAACAAGAAGATATGTGA